A single genomic interval of Lewinellaceae bacterium harbors:
- a CDS encoding MFS transporter, with protein sequence METINRNRLFIASCMALAVTSMTFAIRARLETVFGPHGIGLSLEEIGIAFGPAFWGFTLAMVIGGPLVDALGMKRIVWGAFITHAVGILATLLATDFWTLFFGTLAVGIGNGFVEAALNPMVASMFKSDKTKMLNRFHVWFPGGIVIGSVMGYLVVDVFGLGWQIMVGILFIPLIIYGLLFWGQTFPRTERVEMGVTTGQMWGALGKPLFLFIAFCMLLTAATELGTNQRISSLLGDTGVAPLLVLAFINGIMAVGRGFAGPIAHRLSTSGMLWFSAIFSFLGLMALSMASGAMTFVAAAVFAVGITFFWPTMLSFVAEHVPESGALGLSVMGGLGMLSTSIVLPLMGRVMDENVSGAGTLQLMAILPAILILLFGGLFFYMKKRKAAALEGV encoded by the coding sequence ATGGAGACCATAAACCGCAATCGCCTGTTCATCGCAAGTTGCATGGCTTTAGCCGTTACGTCCATGACCTTTGCCATCCGGGCCCGCCTGGAGACCGTTTTCGGGCCGCACGGAATAGGCCTTTCCCTGGAAGAGATAGGAATCGCCTTTGGCCCGGCCTTCTGGGGCTTTACCCTGGCTATGGTCATAGGAGGCCCGCTGGTCGACGCCTTAGGCATGAAGCGCATTGTGTGGGGCGCATTTATTACCCATGCGGTTGGCATTCTGGCTACCCTGCTGGCGACAGATTTCTGGACCCTCTTCTTTGGCACCCTGGCGGTCGGCATCGGCAACGGTTTTGTGGAAGCGGCCCTGAATCCCATGGTGGCCAGCATGTTCAAAAGCGACAAGACAAAAATGTTGAACCGGTTCCACGTTTGGTTTCCGGGGGGCATCGTCATCGGCAGCGTCATGGGGTATCTGGTAGTAGATGTATTCGGGCTGGGCTGGCAAATAATGGTGGGGATTTTGTTTATCCCCCTTATCATCTATGGATTGCTGTTTTGGGGGCAAACTTTTCCCCGTACCGAACGGGTGGAAATGGGCGTTACTACCGGCCAGATGTGGGGCGCTTTAGGCAAGCCGCTCTTCCTGTTCATTGCCTTTTGTATGTTGCTGACCGCCGCCACTGAACTGGGCACCAACCAACGCATCAGCTCTTTGCTGGGCGATACAGGGGTAGCGCCCCTGTTGGTGTTGGCCTTCATCAACGGGATTATGGCAGTTGGGCGTGGTTTTGCCGGGCCTATTGCCCACCGGCTGAGCACTTCGGGCATGCTCTGGTTCTCTGCTATCTTTTCCTTCCTGGGGTTAATGGCCCTGAGCATGGCGAGTGGCGCGATGACGTTTGTGGCAGCCGCTGTTTTCGCAGTCGGCATTACCTTTTTCTGGCCGACCATGCTGTCCTTCGTCGCCGAACATGTCCCGGAAAGCGGCGCTCTGGGCTTATCCGTAATGGGAGGGCTTGGAATGCTTTCCACTTCCATCGTTTTGCCGCTGATGGGGCGGGTGATGGATGAGAATGTATCGGGAGCAGGCACCTTGCAACTCATGGCCATCCTGCCCGCCATTCTGATCCTGCTGTTCGGCGGGCTGTTCTTTTACATGAAAAAGCGGAAAGCGGCTGCGCTGGAGGGGGTGTAG